CAGTTCAGCTTCAACGCCGACGGCACAGTCACCGGCACGGCTCAGACAGCGGCCCAGAAGGCTTCGGTCATCGAGACCTACACGCTGAACTCCCAGTCGGTCATCATCGACAATTCGGTCGGTTCCGACGTCGTCTACGTCAACAAGACGGCGGCCGACTATAACCAGGCCTATTATACCGCCAAGATCGGCACGATCACCAATGTCGACGATCTGGTCGCCGACAAACGTCTGACTTCCTACATCAAGACGGCCTACAGCATGGGCGCCGATTTCACCGCGGCAGCACTGCGCACGGTCCTGACCGATCCCGGTTATGCCCAGCTGATGGGCTTTACCAATGTCTACAACGCCTTCAACTTCAAGTCCGACGGTTCGACCTCGAGCACGGCGCGCGTCCGGACGCTCGATCAGGCAAACAAGCTGTCGTCGGCCGCATCGCAGACCGCCAACTACTATAAGGTGACCTCGCAATCGAGCAGCATCACCAATGTCGACGCCCTGCTCGCCGACGGAAACATGGCGCGCTATATCAAGGATGCCTATGGTCTCGGCACCGGTTTCAGCAATGCCGATCTGAAGAACATCCTGACCGACTCCGCCTATGCCGCCGCGCAAGGCCATGCCGATCTCAATGCCGATTTCAACTTCCAGGCGGATGGATCGATCAACGGGTCGGTGATCCAGACGGACACGCAGCGCAAGTCGACCACCGACAAATCGGCAGCGAACGCGGCCCACTTCAACGCCATGATCGACAGTGTCACCAGTGTCGACGACATCATGTCCGATCCCGTTGCGGTCAGCTATCTCAGAACCAGCATGCAGGTCGCCGACAGCGTCTCCGATGCGACGTTGAGGACCTTCCTCGTCGATCCCGCCGCCGCCAGCGCCCAGGGCTATAGCGACGTCCACGATCTCTTCAATTTCAAGACCGACGGTTCTGTCGCCACCCTCTACGCCTCGCAGACCGCCGCGCAAAGTGCCAGCACATCAAGCAAGGCCGACAATGCTGCCGTCTATTACCAGGCGACCATCGCCGGCATCGCCAATGTCGATCAGCTGCTATCGGACCAGAAGCTCAACAATTTCGTGCGCAACGCCTTCGGCATCCCGTCCACCGTGACCGACGTCGCCCTTCGCGGCATCCTGACCGATCAGAGCGGTACCGGCACCTATGCCGACGTCGCCGCCGCCTTCAATTTCAAGGCCGACGGCTCTCTCAAGGACGGCCTGGCGGCGCAGACGGACACCCAGATCCGCAACACGAAATTTGCCGCCGGAGCGCGCACCGACGATTATTCCGCCCGGATGGCGACGATTGCCAATGTCGACGATCTCATCGCCGATCCCGCCATCACCAATTTCCTGAAGAGCACCTATAATCTGCCGTTGAACATTTCGAACGCCGACCTGAAGAGCTACCTGACCGATGCGACGGCTGCCTCGGCCGCCGGTTATGCCGATCTCAACGCCGATTTCAACTTCGCCGCCGATGGATCGCTGCCGGTCGTCAGCTCCGTCCAGACGGCGGATCAGGCCCAGACCACCAATGACAACTATATGGCGCGCTATGACGACGAGCGCGAAGAGGCGATCGACGAGGTTGCCTCCAACTACTCGAGCATGATGGCCGACAGCACCAGCCTGCTCGACACGGCCGAGATCAAATCCGTCAATGATTTCATGCGCACCAATGCCACGGCCGATTT
This Rhizobium acidisoli DNA region includes the following protein-coding sequences:
- a CDS encoding DUF1217 domain-containing protein, translated to MITASLAYTILSKDMTSSLNKVASQATVKKDAEYYADHINKVTSVDDFLGDYKLYSYAMKAYGLEDMTYAKAFMKKVLESDLTDPNSYANKLSDTRYREFASAFNFNAPEKDVQTDAQEDDLIGLYKQSFIDADKATTAESTYYGNNIDSVTTVDDLVNNTRLRTYVLKTFNIDPTYASKDFLRQVLTSDLSDPTSVVNTQGGDKYKALAAQFSFNADGTVTGTAQTAAQKASVIETYTLNSQSVIIDNSVGSDVVYVNKTAADYNQAYYTAKIGTITNVDDLVADKRLTSYIKTAYSMGADFTAAALRTVLTDPGYAQLMGFTNVYNAFNFKSDGSTSSTARVRTLDQANKLSSAASQTANYYKVTSQSSSITNVDALLADGNMARYIKDAYGLGTGFSNADLKNILTDSAYAAAQGHADLNADFNFQADGSINGSVIQTDTQRKSTTDKSAANAAHFNAMIDSVTSVDDIMSDPVAVSYLRTSMQVADSVSDATLRTFLVDPAAASAQGYSDVHDLFNFKTDGSVATLYASQTAAQSASTSSKADNAAVYYQATIAGIANVDQLLSDQKLNNFVRNAFGIPSTVTDVALRGILTDQSGTGTYADVAAAFNFKADGSLKDGLAAQTDTQIRNTKFAAGARTDDYSARMATIANVDDLIADPAITNFLKSTYNLPLNISNADLKSYLTDATAASAAGYADLNADFNFAADGSLPVVSSVQTADQAQTTNDNYMARYDDEREEAIDEVASNYSSMMADSTSLLDTAEIKSVNDFMRTNATADFKKSNDNLPDPYHVALQAFGLTEQDVPRSMMRKILTSDAYDPNGYIASLKDERITNMARAFNFGPDGKAASPFQALPDATLAKYATDYKAHMTMLLKAGPVKDKASKDATTEVDYFAKGMAKVKSLDDFLDDSRLTDLVLKANNLDPKDYDKATLKKIFTSDPDDKKSYLNAKADARFQDIVAAFNFDKDGNLTRAKMGTIQNKAAEEHTQELYVQQTMEAQQGESNDGVRLALYFSRKAPSITSIYSILGDKALYQVVTTAYSLPSQMSGMDVTKQADLLNRFVKLEDLQDPKKVDKLLRRFTAMYDVQNSTQQSPALQILTGGGTQSS